One window of Gloeothece citriformis PCC 7424 genomic DNA carries:
- a CDS encoding methyl-accepting chemotaxis protein encodes MRTLKPKSTPEQSNHQNSQPGSTLTSDSNAIRLTSNGSTPPHLQLWENFAKRSLKTKATVVAILISTLPVLTTGFIAYSVASKSITERIFTQQETKANLVQETVNLFMRERYGDIQVMAGLDIFTDPERRSSISPQAKAQLLIFIQNTYQVYDSIAAFDLRGNVIAQTPGTPLENHLNRPYIQAAMKSNGPVISEPMMSITEGTFSVYTASVIKDLVTGKPVGYIRARIPVKAIEELIEQTNKKDSQYYLLNSQGEVIIGTQGTTSDGKAIQAETIFPTISQLTGEETDNLSNILKNTQTNTDQVVSLVHGTQLTGLPTDFKWSYLLATDENIAFAPLNNLLVTIFLGTGLTAVIVGFIATYLVNRAIRPIQEAASAVEKIGQGDLEIRLFVRGEDEIASLSSNINLMAGQIQTLIEEQEYSLKEQLQAQAELNKQAEIAEQQRQQQETIQQELLQLLSDVESASQGDLTVRAEINAGQIGIVADFFNAIIENLRDLVSQVKQTTSQVNLALNQDETAIQHLSEQSRNQALKIQEMLKFIEEMAKSIHQVAQNAQSAAQFARQASSRAHSGEVAMDQTVDMILKLRSTVAETGKKVKRLGEASQQIVKVISLINEIALKTNLLAVNASIEAARAGEEGRGFAVVAEEVGQLAAQSAAATKEIEQIVSTIQKDTLEVVEAMELGTSQVVEGTTKVEQAKQSLETIVNESLRIDQLVQTISEATVSQAKTSEKVTKLMEEIAKVSETTSQSSEQVSNSLQGTVKMAHQLQASVETFKVNN; translated from the coding sequence ATGAGAACATTAAAGCCTAAATCTACCCCAGAACAGTCTAATCATCAAAACTCGCAGCCGGGTTCAACATTAACCTCTGACTCTAACGCAATAAGATTAACGTCTAATGGTTCAACTCCGCCTCATCTTCAACTCTGGGAAAATTTTGCGAAACGCAGTCTTAAAACTAAAGCGACCGTTGTAGCTATTTTAATCAGTACCTTACCGGTATTGACGACGGGATTTATCGCTTATTCTGTTGCTAGTAAATCCATAACCGAAAGAATTTTTACCCAACAAGAAACTAAAGCTAATTTAGTTCAAGAAACCGTAAATTTATTTATGCGAGAGCGCTATGGAGATATTCAAGTCATGGCCGGTTTGGATATTTTTACCGATCCAGAACGGCGCAGTTCTATTTCTCCTCAAGCCAAAGCTCAACTTCTCATTTTTATTCAAAATACCTATCAAGTTTATGATAGTATTGCTGCCTTTGATCTACGAGGAAATGTCATTGCTCAAACCCCAGGCACTCCCCTAGAAAATCATTTAAATCGTCCCTATATTCAAGCCGCCATGAAAAGTAATGGCCCAGTGATTAGTGAGCCAATGATGTCCATTACTGAGGGAACATTTAGCGTCTATACCGCTTCAGTTATTAAAGATTTAGTGACTGGTAAACCTGTAGGTTATATCCGGGCTCGTATTCCAGTTAAGGCTATTGAAGAACTTATTGAACAGACTAATAAAAAAGACAGTCAATATTATTTACTCAATTCCCAAGGAGAAGTCATTATTGGAACACAGGGAACGACTTCTGACGGAAAAGCAATCCAAGCTGAGACAATTTTTCCCACAATCTCCCAGTTAACAGGGGAAGAAACCGACAATCTTTCTAATATCCTTAAAAATACTCAAACCAATACTGATCAGGTCGTTAGCTTAGTGCATGGAACTCAATTAACTGGGTTGCCAACGGATTTTAAGTGGAGTTATCTACTCGCAACGGATGAAAATATTGCTTTTGCTCCTCTTAACAATCTTTTGGTGACTATCTTCCTCGGAACTGGGTTAACCGCCGTTATTGTCGGCTTTATCGCCACTTATTTAGTTAACCGAGCCATTCGTCCAATTCAAGAAGCCGCCAGTGCCGTTGAAAAAATTGGTCAGGGAGATTTAGAAATTCGTCTATTTGTTAGAGGAGAAGATGAAATTGCTAGTCTTAGCTCCAATATTAACTTAATGGCGGGTCAGATTCAAACTCTCATCGAGGAACAGGAATACTCCCTCAAAGAACAATTACAAGCGCAAGCTGAACTGAACAAACAAGCAGAAATTGCCGAACAACAACGTCAACAACAAGAAACCATCCAACAAGAACTCCTTCAACTTCTTTCTGATGTAGAAAGTGCATCCCAAGGAGATTTAACAGTACGAGCAGAAATTAACGCCGGACAAATTGGTATTGTTGCCGACTTTTTCAACGCTATTATCGAAAATTTACGAGATTTAGTCAGTCAGGTTAAACAGACCACCTCTCAGGTTAACTTAGCCTTGAATCAGGATGAAACAGCCATACAACACTTATCAGAGCAGTCCCGAAACCAAGCGCTAAAAATTCAAGAAATGCTTAAATTTATTGAAGAAATGGCGAAATCTATTCATCAAGTCGCCCAAAATGCTCAATCTGCCGCCCAATTTGCTCGACAAGCCTCTTCTCGCGCTCATAGTGGTGAGGTGGCTATGGATCAAACTGTAGACATGATTTTAAAACTGCGCTCAACAGTAGCAGAAACAGGTAAAAAAGTCAAGCGATTAGGGGAAGCTTCGCAACAAATCGTGAAGGTTATTTCTTTAATTAATGAAATTGCCTTAAAAACCAATTTATTAGCGGTTAACGCCTCAATTGAAGCAGCAAGAGCCGGAGAAGAAGGTAGAGGCTTTGCGGTAGTTGCCGAAGAAGTCGGACAACTGGCGGCGCAGTCAGCCGCAGCGACTAAAGAAATTGAGCAAATTGTTTCAACCATTCAAAAGGATACCTTAGAAGTAGTAGAAGCGATGGAATTAGGAACATCTCAGGTTGTTGAAGGGACGACTAAAGTTGAACAAGCGAAACAAAGTTTAGAAACCATTGTGAATGAATCATTGAGAATTGATCAATTAGTGCAAACTATTTCAGAAGCCACTGTATCCCAGGCGAAAACCTCTGAAAAGGTCACAAAATTAATGGAAGAAATCGCTAAAGTTTCTGAAACTACCTCTCAATCATCCGAACAGGTTTCTAACTCTTTACAAGGAACAGTAAAAATGGCTCATCAGCTACAAGCTTCTGTAGAAACGTTTAAAGTTAACAATTAA
- a CDS encoding chemotaxis protein CheW, producing the protein MATFSSPLGTQFDQRQYLQTYLRLQLTLDTQVLLPMKQMQEVLVVPAERITPIPNMPECVVGLLNQRNRVFWIIDLSRLLELTYLNLEIQDYYIAIVRVGNFSLGLVVQEVHGVLRIAPEAIESTMATVPFGIIPYLKGCVIHPQEGILLVLEPSAILNSPVLNG; encoded by the coding sequence ATGGCTACTTTTTCTAGTCCTTTGGGGACTCAATTTGACCAACGACAATACTTACAAACCTATCTCCGCTTACAACTGACCTTAGACACCCAAGTCTTACTCCCCATGAAACAGATGCAGGAGGTGTTAGTTGTGCCGGCAGAACGTATTACCCCCATTCCCAATATGCCTGAGTGTGTGGTGGGGTTACTCAATCAACGAAATCGGGTGTTTTGGATTATTGATTTATCCCGACTCTTAGAATTGACTTATCTCAATCTTGAGATTCAAGACTATTATATTGCGATCGTTAGAGTCGGTAATTTTTCTCTAGGGTTAGTGGTGCAAGAGGTTCATGGGGTTTTACGGATTGCTCCCGAAGCGATTGAATCGACTATGGCGACTGTGCCTTTTGGGATTATTCCCTATTTAAAAGGATGTGTCATCCATCCTCAAGAAGGAATTTTATTAGTTTTAGAGCCTTCCGCCATTTTAAATTCACCCGTTCTTAATGGGTGA
- a CDS encoding response regulator, translated as MTIVLVVEDTLSEQELISLYLRNAGYTVITANDGKEAMEKTLAQKPDVIVTDVVMPNMNGFELCRSIKKNPQTQKLPVIACTSKTQELDRLWGMKQGIDVYVTKPFTQEELVRAVRSVAN; from the coding sequence ATGACTATTGTTTTAGTGGTTGAAGATACTCTTTCAGAACAAGAATTAATCAGTCTGTATTTACGTAATGCAGGCTACACAGTGATCACAGCTAACGATGGCAAAGAAGCGATGGAAAAAACCCTCGCTCAAAAACCGGATGTTATCGTCACGGATGTGGTTATGCCAAATATGAACGGTTTTGAATTGTGTCGCAGTATTAAAAAAAATCCTCAAACTCAAAAATTACCCGTGATTGCTTGTACGTCTAAAACACAAGAACTCGATCGTCTTTGGGGAATGAAACAAGGAATAGATGTATATGTCACTAAACCTTTTACCCAAGAAGAACTGGTTCGTGCCGTTAGATCAGTTGCCAATTAA
- a CDS encoding ABC transporter ATP-binding protein encodes MDSVTDVSTQLKETERTPVVQTWNLRKVYRTGFWLNQTIESLKACDLSVYQGETFGLLGPNGAGKTTLLKMLLGIVRPTSGKAVLLGRPIGDRACKQRIGYLPENAYFYDFLTGWEFLEFIAGVFQIPRSVQKKRIPELLDLVGLATSAAKKKQMRQYSKGMQQRIGMAQALINDPELVFLDEPMSGLDPLGRYQVREIIVSLQKQGKTIFFNSHILSDVEQICDRIAILARGEIICMGSLDEILGRADIYQVVIKGGQEEELQEWLTDLTWENGYWYGQLKGDPQEFVATLPRMNAQLLSLNLARASLEDYFIRQLKERGITSSR; translated from the coding sequence ATGGATTCTGTGACCGATGTTTCCACTCAATTGAAAGAAACTGAACGAACTCCAGTTGTCCAAACTTGGAATCTAAGAAAGGTTTATCGGACTGGGTTTTGGCTCAATCAAACGATAGAATCGCTTAAAGCCTGTGACTTGAGTGTTTATCAGGGAGAAACCTTCGGTTTACTAGGCCCCAATGGAGCCGGCAAAACAACCCTATTAAAAATGCTTTTAGGGATTGTTCGTCCCACGAGCGGAAAAGCCGTATTACTAGGACGACCCATCGGCGATCGCGCTTGTAAACAACGGATCGGTTATTTACCCGAAAACGCCTATTTTTATGACTTCCTCACCGGTTGGGAGTTCCTCGAATTTATCGCCGGAGTCTTTCAAATTCCTCGTTCAGTGCAAAAAAAACGCATTCCCGAATTGTTAGATTTAGTCGGATTAGCCACTTCTGCCGCCAAAAAAAAGCAAATGCGACAGTATTCTAAAGGGATGCAGCAACGGATCGGCATGGCGCAAGCGCTGATCAATGATCCAGAATTAGTGTTTCTCGATGAACCCATGTCCGGACTCGATCCGTTAGGACGTTATCAAGTGCGAGAAATTATTGTTTCTTTACAAAAACAAGGAAAAACGATTTTTTTTAATTCTCATATTCTCTCAGATGTAGAACAAATCTGCGATCGCATAGCCATTTTAGCGCGAGGAGAAATCATTTGTATGGGGTCGCTTGATGAAATTCTCGGACGAGCAGATATTTATCAAGTGGTGATTAAGGGAGGTCAAGAAGAAGAGTTACAAGAGTGGTTAACTGACTTAACCTGGGAAAATGGCTATTGGTACGGTCAACTTAAAGGAGATCCCCAGGAATTTGTGGCCACCTTGCCGAGAATGAACGCTCAATTATTAAGCTTAAACTTAGCTAGAGCTTCCCTGGAAGATTATTTTATCCGACAACTCAAAGAAAGAGGAATTACCTCTAGTCGCTAA
- a CDS encoding RNA-guided endonuclease InsQ/TnpB family protein, which yields MATKRITFRLYPNKAQNDKLHYWRKLHCLLYNACVYHRKTEYKKFGKSVNYFDQQNCLPEFKKCWTEYLELGSHALQATVKRVDFAFQRFFKLKLGYPRFKSSRHYKGWTYPDKAGWKIESSGHHGFLNISKLGRIKIRGKARDWGIPNTCTIMFKQGKWFASITVECNPIRPTTNTGAIGLDFGLNHAVADSNENFIENPRFLKVAQEKIKKAEKNISRKNPCL from the coding sequence ATGGCTACCAAGCGAATTACTTTTCGTCTTTATCCCAACAAAGCCCAAAATGATAAGCTACATTATTGGCGCAAGCTACATTGCTTGCTATATAATGCTTGCGTTTACCATCGTAAAACCGAGTACAAAAAATTTGGAAAAAGTGTTAACTACTTTGACCAACAAAACTGCTTACCAGAGTTTAAAAAATGTTGGACGGAATACCTAGAACTGGGTAGCCATGCACTTCAAGCAACTGTTAAACGGGTTGATTTTGCTTTTCAGAGGTTCTTTAAACTTAAATTAGGGTATCCGAGATTTAAGTCTTCTAGGCACTATAAAGGTTGGACTTATCCTGATAAAGCTGGTTGGAAAATAGAATCTAGTGGGCATCATGGATTTTTAAACATCTCTAAACTAGGGAGAATTAAAATCAGGGGTAAAGCTAGGGATTGGGGAATACCAAACACTTGCACAATAATGTTTAAGCAAGGTAAATGGTTTGCCTCAATCACCGTAGAGTGTAACCCAATTCGTCCCACTACTAATACAGGAGCTATCGGATTAGATTTTGGCTTAAATCATGCGGTTGCTGACTCTAACGAAAATTTTATAGAAAATCCTAGATTCCTAAAAGTTGCTCAAGAAAAGATTAAAAAGGCTGAAAAAAACATTAGCAGAAAGAATCCATGTTTGTGA
- the tnpA gene encoding IS200/IS605-like element ISCysp14 family transposase: MSFRKPRKSSHSVFSVRLHFVFVTHYRRKVITTPMLERLREMIWQVSRKLDCEVLEFSGEADHIHILLDFHPKNSISAVAGCLKSSTARTMKKDFPEQIKKFYWGKVAFWSNSYYVASAGGAPIEKLKEYIKNQDSPKD, translated from the coding sequence ATGTCATTTCGGAAGCCAAGAAAAAGTTCTCATAGTGTTTTTAGTGTGCGGTTACACTTTGTTTTTGTTACTCACTATCGAAGGAAAGTTATAACCACTCCTATGTTAGAAAGGTTGAGAGAGATGATTTGGCAAGTATCTAGAAAATTAGATTGTGAAGTCCTTGAGTTTTCGGGGGAGGCTGACCATATACATATCTTGCTAGATTTCCATCCCAAAAACTCTATATCTGCTGTAGCAGGTTGTCTTAAAAGTTCTACGGCAAGAACTATGAAAAAAGATTTTCCTGAGCAAATTAAAAAATTTTATTGGGGAAAAGTTGCTTTTTGGTCAAACTCTTATTATGTGGCTTCTGCTGGGGGTGCGCCTATCGAGAAGTTAAAAGAATATATAAAAAATCAGGACTCACCAAAAGATTAG